From Nicotiana tabacum cultivar K326 chromosome 22, ASM71507v2, whole genome shotgun sequence, one genomic window encodes:
- the LOC107766582 gene encoding uncharacterized protein LOC107766582 isoform X1, giving the protein MMTTKVFNGASVFMSRNLVPPEQFDALHDALKHNGAQVFLCCDPSRNSSTDYHVISSPHHEKFGDLQAKGCNLIGPQCVLSCAKEQRPLPQQGFTCCLAMDGVKILASGFEMDEKVELGKLVSAMGGVLHTKASLDVSFVIVKNVLAAKYKWAVNKLKKPIVTINWLQQCWKEHRLVPQESFKVLPFSGLTICVTRIPIDERREMEKIILQNGGKYSPELTRKCSHLICNAPEGEKYKVAKRWGHIHTVTKRWFDQSVARRACLDEESYPVQAGSPNTMTTLRMTNQHSLEKGIRNLQGLSYLATPSNAEPVLCSGASDSYVEATLSQDMPDTPVLTKKEVNLAPAENPKSDYSAPVSTKNEQSGAPIEQEQNDCDGGVADDTQADDNDFYLADCRILIVGFNASEMRKLVNLVRKGGGSRYMSFGEKLTHIIAGNPSEKLLSCSEIKELRNLAALGVVHVVKSEWLQDCDREKKEVPVLRKHIAYDLLLPKDPIHCSNGAGTSTSMKRQGKSYGHTISSDEHAWRGTDSGCAMPSDKNKELENMNDIRTSLRENGVQHQPYSSNHKDEKLLNESGCAVNGRKPSSVFEGRRFCFSASFPVDRRAEIVEWVSQGGGVVVEDQTETNVHFTVECHGTLCSEKDGAAATFVSSHWIKSCLEDGCLLDVGSHILYSPLPCRVPFPAFQSFRFCVSQYDEKERQLLRNLCFTIGAKFAEKLTKRVTHLLCKFISGPKYEVACKWGIQPVTCEWIYECIKLNKIVSPDPFYPKEVTSEDREAGVCTTSQFPTQAVRMTSGDTSSQPQSQPQELINLRTEAFAGRSIANEEMKHSSRWNKKARLMVVEETNCSLTCVSNENNAFCGTNPPEKNMIGSTKEGSSAVPDVAAAIEDLLEQTSKIHDQKSPSRIECDKELFTSGCNILAQGHGDHHTTLGLSNDWTNRFEKKDDSHGHSGDATANVYDHFSETQTDSQVVGYAEDLSGRQMIIDRVRTRSSGLT; this is encoded by the exons ATGATGACGACGAAGGTGTTCAATGGAGCGAGTGTGTTCATGTCGCGGAATCTCGTCCCGCCGGAGCAATTCGACGCGCTTCACGACGCGCTCAAGCACAACGGAGCTCAAGTCTTTCTCTGTTGCGACCCCTCCCGAAATTCTTCCACTGATTACCACGTCATTTCTTCTCCGCATCAT GAGAAGTTTGGGGATCTTCAAGCTAAGGGCTGCAACTTGATAG GTCCTCAGTGCGTGCTTTCTTGTGCTAAAGAACAGAGGCCACTACCTCAGCAGGGGTTTACTTGTTGCCTTGCAATGGATGGGGTCAAGATCCTGGCATCTGGTTTTGAGATGGATGAAAAG GTTGAACTTGGAAAGTTGGTGAGTGCTATGGGAGGGGTCCTGCATACTAAAGCTTCATTGGATGTGAGCTTTGTTATTGTGAAGAATGTTTTGGCTGCAAAGTACAAG TGGGCTGTAAACAAACTAAAGAAACCAATTGTCACTATTAATTGGCTTCAGCAATGCTGGAAAGAACACCGTCTTGTTCCTCAGGAGTCATTCAAAGTCCTTCCTTTTTCTGGGTTGACAATTTGTGTCACCAGAATTCCTATAG ATGAGCGGAGGGAGATGGAAAAGATTATCTTGCAAAATGGCGGAAAATACTCTCCTGAGCTGACCAGAAAGTGCTCACATTTAATTTGCAAT GCTCCAGAAGGTGAGAAATACAAGGTTGCCAAAAGATGGGGTCACATACATACTGTTACTAAGAGGTGGTTTGACCAATCTGTTGCAAGAAGAG CATGTCTTGATGAGGAATCATATCCTGTTCAGGCTGGTTCTCCAAATACTATGACCACCTTAAGAATGACAAATCAACATAGCCTGGAAAAGGGCATTAGAAACCTACAAGGGTTGTCCTACTTGGCTACGCCATCAAATGCAGAACCTGTTTTGTGCAGTGGAGCGTCTGATTCATATGTGGAAGCTACCCTCTCACAAGATATGCCTGATACTCCTGTGCTTACAAAGAAGGAGGTGAATTTAGCACCTGCTGAGAACCCAAAAAGTGATTACAGTGCTCCTGTCTCTACAAAGAATGAGCAGAGTGGAGCACCTATAGAGCAGGAACAGAATGACTGTGATGGTGGTGTTGCTGATGACACTCAAGCAGACGACAATGATTTTTATTTGGCAGATTGCAGAATACTAATCGTTGGTTTTAATGCATCTGAAATGCGAAAACTTGTCAACCTTGTCCGAAAAGGTGGTGGCTCTCGTTACATGTCTTTTGGTGAAAAGTTGACACACATAATAGCTGGAAATCCATCAGAGAA ACTATTATCTTGCAGTGAAATCAAAGAATTAAGAAATCTTGCGGCTTTGGGTGTCGTTCATGTGGTAAAATCAGAATGGCTGCAGGATTGTGACCGTGAGAAGAAAGAAGTTCCTGTTCTAAGGAAGCATATTGCTTATGATTTACTTCTTCCGAAAG ATCCTATTCACTGTAGTAACGGAGCTGGAACCAGCACGAGTATGAAAAGACAAGGAAAATCCTATGGGCATACTATATCTTCAGATGAACATGCATGGAGAGGCACAGATTCTGGATGTGCAATGCCatcagacaaaaacaaagaactAGAAAATATGAATGACATTAGAACTTCTTTGAGAGAGAATGGGGTTCAACATCAGCCATATTCTTCTAATCACAAAGATGAGAAGCTACTGAATGAATCTGGTTGTGCTGTTAATGGTAGAAAGCCATCTAGTGTGTTCGAGGGAAGGCGGTTTTGCTTTTCAGCTTCATTTCCCGTTGATCGG AGAGCTGAAATTGTTGAGTGGGTTAGTCAAGGGGGAGGAGTGGTGGTGGAAGATCAAACTGAAACAAATGTGCATTTCACTGTCGAGTGTCATGGTACGTTGTGCTCCGAGAAAGATGGTGCTGCGGCTACTTTTGTATCAAGTCACTGGATTAAGTCTTGTCTGGAG GATGGATGCTTGCTGGATGTTGGTAGTCACATCCTCTATTCTCCACTTCCATGCCGAGTTCCTTTCCCTGCATTCCAGAGTTTTCGCTTCTGTGTTTCGCAGTATGATGAGAAAGAAAGACAGTTGCTGAGAAATTTGTGTTTTACAATTGGAGCCAAATTTGCTGAGAAATTGACTAAAAGGGTCACACATTTGTTGTGTAAATTTATCAGTGGCCCTAAATATGAGGTTGCATGTAAGTGGGGAATACAACCAGTCACTTGTGAGTGGATTTATGAGTGTATCAAGCTG AACAAAATTGTTTCTCCAGATCCATTTTATCCTAAGGAAGTCACTTCTGAAGATCGAGAAGCTGGGGTATGCACAACAAGCCAGTTTCCCACACAAGCTGTTAGGATGACATCTGGTGATACCTCTTCCCAGCCTCAAAGCCAGCCCCAAGAACTCATAAATCTGAGAACTGAAGCTTTTGCTGGTAGAAGTATTGCAAATGAAGAAATGAAGCATTCAAGTAGATGGAATAAGAAGGCAAGGCTCATGGTGGTTGAAGAAACCAATTGTTCATTGACCTGCGTATCAAATGAAAATAATGCATTCTGCGGGACAAATCCCCCAGAAAAGAACATGATAGGAAGTACTAAAGAAGGTTCTTCTGCAGTTCCTGATGTAGCTGCTGCTATAGAGGATTTATTGGAGCAAACAAGCAAG ATCCACGATCAAAAGTCTCCATCAAGAATCGAGTGTGATAAAGAA CTTTTTACATCTGGTTGTAACATTCTTGCTCAAGGTCATGGAGATCATCATACTACTCTTGGATTGTCTAACGACTGGACGAACAG GTTTGAGAAAAAAGATGATTCCCACGGTCATTCCGGAGATGCAACTGCAAATGTGTATGATCACTTTAGTGAAACACAGACAGACTCTCAG GTTGTTGGATATGCAGAAGACTTGTCTGGCAGACAAATGATTATCGATAGAGTACGAACAAGGAGTTCTGGCTTGACTTGA
- the LOC107766582 gene encoding uncharacterized protein LOC107766582 isoform X2, with product MMTTKVFNGASVFMSRNLVPPEQFDALHDALKHNGAQVFLCCDPSRNSSTDYHVISSPHHEKFGDLQAKGCNLIGPQCVLSCAKEQRPLPQQGFTCCLAMDGVKILASGFEMDEKVELGKLVSAMGGVLHTKASLDVSFVIVKNVLAAKYKWAVNKLKKPIVTINWLQQCWKEHRLVPQESFKVLPFSGLTICVTRIPIDERREMEKIILQNGGKYSPELTRKCSHLICNAPEGEKYKVAKRWGHIHTVTKRWFDQSVARRACLDEESYPVQAGSPNTMTTLRMTNQHSLEKGIRNLQGLSYLATPSNAEPVLCSGASDSYVEATLSQDMPDTPVLTKKEVNLAPAENPKSDYSAPVSTKNEQSGAPIEQEQNDCDGGVADDTQADDNDFYLADCRILIVGFNASEMRKLVNLVRKGGGSRYMSFGEKLTHIIAGNPSENEIKELRNLAALGVVHVVKSEWLQDCDREKKEVPVLRKHIAYDLLLPKDPIHCSNGAGTSTSMKRQGKSYGHTISSDEHAWRGTDSGCAMPSDKNKELENMNDIRTSLRENGVQHQPYSSNHKDEKLLNESGCAVNGRKPSSVFEGRRFCFSASFPVDRRAEIVEWVSQGGGVVVEDQTETNVHFTVECHGTLCSEKDGAAATFVSSHWIKSCLEDGCLLDVGSHILYSPLPCRVPFPAFQSFRFCVSQYDEKERQLLRNLCFTIGAKFAEKLTKRVTHLLCKFISGPKYEVACKWGIQPVTCEWIYECIKLNKIVSPDPFYPKEVTSEDREAGVCTTSQFPTQAVRMTSGDTSSQPQSQPQELINLRTEAFAGRSIANEEMKHSSRWNKKARLMVVEETNCSLTCVSNENNAFCGTNPPEKNMIGSTKEGSSAVPDVAAAIEDLLEQTSKIHDQKSPSRIECDKELFTSGCNILAQGHGDHHTTLGLSNDWTNRFEKKDDSHGHSGDATANVYDHFSETQTDSQVVGYAEDLSGRQMIIDRVRTRSSGLT from the exons ATGATGACGACGAAGGTGTTCAATGGAGCGAGTGTGTTCATGTCGCGGAATCTCGTCCCGCCGGAGCAATTCGACGCGCTTCACGACGCGCTCAAGCACAACGGAGCTCAAGTCTTTCTCTGTTGCGACCCCTCCCGAAATTCTTCCACTGATTACCACGTCATTTCTTCTCCGCATCAT GAGAAGTTTGGGGATCTTCAAGCTAAGGGCTGCAACTTGATAG GTCCTCAGTGCGTGCTTTCTTGTGCTAAAGAACAGAGGCCACTACCTCAGCAGGGGTTTACTTGTTGCCTTGCAATGGATGGGGTCAAGATCCTGGCATCTGGTTTTGAGATGGATGAAAAG GTTGAACTTGGAAAGTTGGTGAGTGCTATGGGAGGGGTCCTGCATACTAAAGCTTCATTGGATGTGAGCTTTGTTATTGTGAAGAATGTTTTGGCTGCAAAGTACAAG TGGGCTGTAAACAAACTAAAGAAACCAATTGTCACTATTAATTGGCTTCAGCAATGCTGGAAAGAACACCGTCTTGTTCCTCAGGAGTCATTCAAAGTCCTTCCTTTTTCTGGGTTGACAATTTGTGTCACCAGAATTCCTATAG ATGAGCGGAGGGAGATGGAAAAGATTATCTTGCAAAATGGCGGAAAATACTCTCCTGAGCTGACCAGAAAGTGCTCACATTTAATTTGCAAT GCTCCAGAAGGTGAGAAATACAAGGTTGCCAAAAGATGGGGTCACATACATACTGTTACTAAGAGGTGGTTTGACCAATCTGTTGCAAGAAGAG CATGTCTTGATGAGGAATCATATCCTGTTCAGGCTGGTTCTCCAAATACTATGACCACCTTAAGAATGACAAATCAACATAGCCTGGAAAAGGGCATTAGAAACCTACAAGGGTTGTCCTACTTGGCTACGCCATCAAATGCAGAACCTGTTTTGTGCAGTGGAGCGTCTGATTCATATGTGGAAGCTACCCTCTCACAAGATATGCCTGATACTCCTGTGCTTACAAAGAAGGAGGTGAATTTAGCACCTGCTGAGAACCCAAAAAGTGATTACAGTGCTCCTGTCTCTACAAAGAATGAGCAGAGTGGAGCACCTATAGAGCAGGAACAGAATGACTGTGATGGTGGTGTTGCTGATGACACTCAAGCAGACGACAATGATTTTTATTTGGCAGATTGCAGAATACTAATCGTTGGTTTTAATGCATCTGAAATGCGAAAACTTGTCAACCTTGTCCGAAAAGGTGGTGGCTCTCGTTACATGTCTTTTGGTGAAAAGTTGACACACATAATAGCTGGAAATCCATCAGAGAA TGAAATCAAAGAATTAAGAAATCTTGCGGCTTTGGGTGTCGTTCATGTGGTAAAATCAGAATGGCTGCAGGATTGTGACCGTGAGAAGAAAGAAGTTCCTGTTCTAAGGAAGCATATTGCTTATGATTTACTTCTTCCGAAAG ATCCTATTCACTGTAGTAACGGAGCTGGAACCAGCACGAGTATGAAAAGACAAGGAAAATCCTATGGGCATACTATATCTTCAGATGAACATGCATGGAGAGGCACAGATTCTGGATGTGCAATGCCatcagacaaaaacaaagaactAGAAAATATGAATGACATTAGAACTTCTTTGAGAGAGAATGGGGTTCAACATCAGCCATATTCTTCTAATCACAAAGATGAGAAGCTACTGAATGAATCTGGTTGTGCTGTTAATGGTAGAAAGCCATCTAGTGTGTTCGAGGGAAGGCGGTTTTGCTTTTCAGCTTCATTTCCCGTTGATCGG AGAGCTGAAATTGTTGAGTGGGTTAGTCAAGGGGGAGGAGTGGTGGTGGAAGATCAAACTGAAACAAATGTGCATTTCACTGTCGAGTGTCATGGTACGTTGTGCTCCGAGAAAGATGGTGCTGCGGCTACTTTTGTATCAAGTCACTGGATTAAGTCTTGTCTGGAG GATGGATGCTTGCTGGATGTTGGTAGTCACATCCTCTATTCTCCACTTCCATGCCGAGTTCCTTTCCCTGCATTCCAGAGTTTTCGCTTCTGTGTTTCGCAGTATGATGAGAAAGAAAGACAGTTGCTGAGAAATTTGTGTTTTACAATTGGAGCCAAATTTGCTGAGAAATTGACTAAAAGGGTCACACATTTGTTGTGTAAATTTATCAGTGGCCCTAAATATGAGGTTGCATGTAAGTGGGGAATACAACCAGTCACTTGTGAGTGGATTTATGAGTGTATCAAGCTG AACAAAATTGTTTCTCCAGATCCATTTTATCCTAAGGAAGTCACTTCTGAAGATCGAGAAGCTGGGGTATGCACAACAAGCCAGTTTCCCACACAAGCTGTTAGGATGACATCTGGTGATACCTCTTCCCAGCCTCAAAGCCAGCCCCAAGAACTCATAAATCTGAGAACTGAAGCTTTTGCTGGTAGAAGTATTGCAAATGAAGAAATGAAGCATTCAAGTAGATGGAATAAGAAGGCAAGGCTCATGGTGGTTGAAGAAACCAATTGTTCATTGACCTGCGTATCAAATGAAAATAATGCATTCTGCGGGACAAATCCCCCAGAAAAGAACATGATAGGAAGTACTAAAGAAGGTTCTTCTGCAGTTCCTGATGTAGCTGCTGCTATAGAGGATTTATTGGAGCAAACAAGCAAG ATCCACGATCAAAAGTCTCCATCAAGAATCGAGTGTGATAAAGAA CTTTTTACATCTGGTTGTAACATTCTTGCTCAAGGTCATGGAGATCATCATACTACTCTTGGATTGTCTAACGACTGGACGAACAG GTTTGAGAAAAAAGATGATTCCCACGGTCATTCCGGAGATGCAACTGCAAATGTGTATGATCACTTTAGTGAAACACAGACAGACTCTCAG GTTGTTGGATATGCAGAAGACTTGTCTGGCAGACAAATGATTATCGATAGAGTACGAACAAGGAGTTCTGGCTTGACTTGA
- the LOC107766582 gene encoding uncharacterized protein LOC107766582 isoform X3: protein MMTTKVFNGASVFMSRNLVPPEQFDALHDALKHNGAQVFLCCDPSRNSSTDYHVISSPHHEKFGDLQAKGCNLIEQRPLPQQGFTCCLAMDGVKILASGFEMDEKVELGKLVSAMGGVLHTKASLDVSFVIVKNVLAAKYKWAVNKLKKPIVTINWLQQCWKEHRLVPQESFKVLPFSGLTICVTRIPIDERREMEKIILQNGGKYSPELTRKCSHLICNAPEGEKYKVAKRWGHIHTVTKRWFDQSVARRACLDEESYPVQAGSPNTMTTLRMTNQHSLEKGIRNLQGLSYLATPSNAEPVLCSGASDSYVEATLSQDMPDTPVLTKKEVNLAPAENPKSDYSAPVSTKNEQSGAPIEQEQNDCDGGVADDTQADDNDFYLADCRILIVGFNASEMRKLVNLVRKGGGSRYMSFGEKLTHIIAGNPSEKLLSCSEIKELRNLAALGVVHVVKSEWLQDCDREKKEVPVLRKHIAYDLLLPKDPIHCSNGAGTSTSMKRQGKSYGHTISSDEHAWRGTDSGCAMPSDKNKELENMNDIRTSLRENGVQHQPYSSNHKDEKLLNESGCAVNGRKPSSVFEGRRFCFSASFPVDRRAEIVEWVSQGGGVVVEDQTETNVHFTVECHGTLCSEKDGAAATFVSSHWIKSCLEDGCLLDVGSHILYSPLPCRVPFPAFQSFRFCVSQYDEKERQLLRNLCFTIGAKFAEKLTKRVTHLLCKFISGPKYEVACKWGIQPVTCEWIYECIKLNKIVSPDPFYPKEVTSEDREAGVCTTSQFPTQAVRMTSGDTSSQPQSQPQELINLRTEAFAGRSIANEEMKHSSRWNKKARLMVVEETNCSLTCVSNENNAFCGTNPPEKNMIGSTKEGSSAVPDVAAAIEDLLEQTSKIHDQKSPSRIECDKELFTSGCNILAQGHGDHHTTLGLSNDWTNRFEKKDDSHGHSGDATANVYDHFSETQTDSQVVGYAEDLSGRQMIIDRVRTRSSGLT from the exons ATGATGACGACGAAGGTGTTCAATGGAGCGAGTGTGTTCATGTCGCGGAATCTCGTCCCGCCGGAGCAATTCGACGCGCTTCACGACGCGCTCAAGCACAACGGAGCTCAAGTCTTTCTCTGTTGCGACCCCTCCCGAAATTCTTCCACTGATTACCACGTCATTTCTTCTCCGCATCAT GAGAAGTTTGGGGATCTTCAAGCTAAGGGCTGCAACTTGATAG AACAGAGGCCACTACCTCAGCAGGGGTTTACTTGTTGCCTTGCAATGGATGGGGTCAAGATCCTGGCATCTGGTTTTGAGATGGATGAAAAG GTTGAACTTGGAAAGTTGGTGAGTGCTATGGGAGGGGTCCTGCATACTAAAGCTTCATTGGATGTGAGCTTTGTTATTGTGAAGAATGTTTTGGCTGCAAAGTACAAG TGGGCTGTAAACAAACTAAAGAAACCAATTGTCACTATTAATTGGCTTCAGCAATGCTGGAAAGAACACCGTCTTGTTCCTCAGGAGTCATTCAAAGTCCTTCCTTTTTCTGGGTTGACAATTTGTGTCACCAGAATTCCTATAG ATGAGCGGAGGGAGATGGAAAAGATTATCTTGCAAAATGGCGGAAAATACTCTCCTGAGCTGACCAGAAAGTGCTCACATTTAATTTGCAAT GCTCCAGAAGGTGAGAAATACAAGGTTGCCAAAAGATGGGGTCACATACATACTGTTACTAAGAGGTGGTTTGACCAATCTGTTGCAAGAAGAG CATGTCTTGATGAGGAATCATATCCTGTTCAGGCTGGTTCTCCAAATACTATGACCACCTTAAGAATGACAAATCAACATAGCCTGGAAAAGGGCATTAGAAACCTACAAGGGTTGTCCTACTTGGCTACGCCATCAAATGCAGAACCTGTTTTGTGCAGTGGAGCGTCTGATTCATATGTGGAAGCTACCCTCTCACAAGATATGCCTGATACTCCTGTGCTTACAAAGAAGGAGGTGAATTTAGCACCTGCTGAGAACCCAAAAAGTGATTACAGTGCTCCTGTCTCTACAAAGAATGAGCAGAGTGGAGCACCTATAGAGCAGGAACAGAATGACTGTGATGGTGGTGTTGCTGATGACACTCAAGCAGACGACAATGATTTTTATTTGGCAGATTGCAGAATACTAATCGTTGGTTTTAATGCATCTGAAATGCGAAAACTTGTCAACCTTGTCCGAAAAGGTGGTGGCTCTCGTTACATGTCTTTTGGTGAAAAGTTGACACACATAATAGCTGGAAATCCATCAGAGAA ACTATTATCTTGCAGTGAAATCAAAGAATTAAGAAATCTTGCGGCTTTGGGTGTCGTTCATGTGGTAAAATCAGAATGGCTGCAGGATTGTGACCGTGAGAAGAAAGAAGTTCCTGTTCTAAGGAAGCATATTGCTTATGATTTACTTCTTCCGAAAG ATCCTATTCACTGTAGTAACGGAGCTGGAACCAGCACGAGTATGAAAAGACAAGGAAAATCCTATGGGCATACTATATCTTCAGATGAACATGCATGGAGAGGCACAGATTCTGGATGTGCAATGCCatcagacaaaaacaaagaactAGAAAATATGAATGACATTAGAACTTCTTTGAGAGAGAATGGGGTTCAACATCAGCCATATTCTTCTAATCACAAAGATGAGAAGCTACTGAATGAATCTGGTTGTGCTGTTAATGGTAGAAAGCCATCTAGTGTGTTCGAGGGAAGGCGGTTTTGCTTTTCAGCTTCATTTCCCGTTGATCGG AGAGCTGAAATTGTTGAGTGGGTTAGTCAAGGGGGAGGAGTGGTGGTGGAAGATCAAACTGAAACAAATGTGCATTTCACTGTCGAGTGTCATGGTACGTTGTGCTCCGAGAAAGATGGTGCTGCGGCTACTTTTGTATCAAGTCACTGGATTAAGTCTTGTCTGGAG GATGGATGCTTGCTGGATGTTGGTAGTCACATCCTCTATTCTCCACTTCCATGCCGAGTTCCTTTCCCTGCATTCCAGAGTTTTCGCTTCTGTGTTTCGCAGTATGATGAGAAAGAAAGACAGTTGCTGAGAAATTTGTGTTTTACAATTGGAGCCAAATTTGCTGAGAAATTGACTAAAAGGGTCACACATTTGTTGTGTAAATTTATCAGTGGCCCTAAATATGAGGTTGCATGTAAGTGGGGAATACAACCAGTCACTTGTGAGTGGATTTATGAGTGTATCAAGCTG AACAAAATTGTTTCTCCAGATCCATTTTATCCTAAGGAAGTCACTTCTGAAGATCGAGAAGCTGGGGTATGCACAACAAGCCAGTTTCCCACACAAGCTGTTAGGATGACATCTGGTGATACCTCTTCCCAGCCTCAAAGCCAGCCCCAAGAACTCATAAATCTGAGAACTGAAGCTTTTGCTGGTAGAAGTATTGCAAATGAAGAAATGAAGCATTCAAGTAGATGGAATAAGAAGGCAAGGCTCATGGTGGTTGAAGAAACCAATTGTTCATTGACCTGCGTATCAAATGAAAATAATGCATTCTGCGGGACAAATCCCCCAGAAAAGAACATGATAGGAAGTACTAAAGAAGGTTCTTCTGCAGTTCCTGATGTAGCTGCTGCTATAGAGGATTTATTGGAGCAAACAAGCAAG ATCCACGATCAAAAGTCTCCATCAAGAATCGAGTGTGATAAAGAA CTTTTTACATCTGGTTGTAACATTCTTGCTCAAGGTCATGGAGATCATCATACTACTCTTGGATTGTCTAACGACTGGACGAACAG GTTTGAGAAAAAAGATGATTCCCACGGTCATTCCGGAGATGCAACTGCAAATGTGTATGATCACTTTAGTGAAACACAGACAGACTCTCAG GTTGTTGGATATGCAGAAGACTTGTCTGGCAGACAAATGATTATCGATAGAGTACGAACAAGGAGTTCTGGCTTGACTTGA